A stretch of the Filimonas lacunae genome encodes the following:
- a CDS encoding adenylate kinase: MFNLILFGPPGSGKGTQSEKLIAKYGLKHLSTGDLLRSEIAQQTKLGLEAKTLMDKGQLVPDEVVIGMISGALDTNKEAKGFLFDGFPRTEAQAAALDKLLEQHNASINILLALHVDEEELVKRVLNRGLTSGRSDDTNESIIRARITEYNTKTTAVANYYKQFNKVVDVKGVGSVDDIFNALSKEIDSRI; the protein is encoded by the coding sequence ATGTTTAATCTTATTTTGTTCGGGCCTCCAGGAAGTGGTAAAGGTACTCAAAGCGAAAAACTAATTGCAAAATACGGTCTGAAGCATTTAAGTACAGGAGATCTTTTAAGAAGCGAAATAGCTCAACAAACCAAACTGGGCTTAGAAGCTAAAACTCTGATGGACAAAGGTCAACTGGTTCCTGATGAAGTGGTAATAGGTATGATCAGCGGTGCGCTGGATACCAATAAAGAAGCAAAAGGTTTTTTGTTTGACGGCTTTCCCCGTACTGAGGCACAAGCTGCTGCACTGGACAAATTGCTTGAGCAGCACAACGCATCTATCAACATTCTGTTAGCATTACACGTAGACGAAGAGGAACTGGTGAAACGTGTTTTAAACCGCGGTTTAACCAGCGGAAGAAGCGACGATACCAACGAATCTATTATCCGCGCACGTATAACAGAGTATAATACTAAAACGACCGCTGTTGCCAATTATTACAAACAATTTAATAAGGTTGTAGATGTAAAAGGCGTAGGTAGTGTAGACGATATATTTAATGCACTGAGTAAAGAGATTGATTCCAGAATTTAA
- the paaZ gene encoding phenylacetic acid degradation bifunctional protein PaaZ: protein MTVQSHLENYVTGQWLKGDGNGQPLYDATTGSVITHASAQGLDFAQILHYGRETGGHALRKMTFQERGLMLRALALHLRNHLDKFYQISYLTGATRADSWIDIEGGIGNLFAYASLRRKFPNQPFCLDGDGHVLGKEGSFMGQHLLLPKEGVAIHINAFNFPVWGMLEKIAVNLLAGVPAVVKPATLTSFLTEAVVREIDASGILPKGALQLICGSAGDMLSHVNSQDIVTFTGSASTGLMLKSSPAILSNSVPFTMEADSLNCMILGEDVTPDMPEWDLFIKEVRKEMTVKTGQKCTAVRRIFVPENKIEAVQQSLAKALAQTTIGNPQHEKVRMGPLAGKAQQEEVKSQVQKLLASSQIIYGSLDSVELIDADAGKGSFISPLLLLNSKPLHSKEVHEVEAFGPVATLMPYTDTEQAIALARMGKGSLVSSIVTASTHVARDYVLGAGAYHGRILVLNRDCAKENTGHGSPLPLLVHGGPGRAGGGEEMGGVRGVKHYMQRVAVQGSPSMLTAIGQVYQPGAQQTEDLVHPFRKHFEELTVGETLFTGKRTITEADISNFANLSWDHFYAHVDHTSLNGTLFERPVAHGYFILSAAAGLFVDGKKGPVLLNYGIDELRFVKPVYAGNTIGVKLTVKEKILQEKKGTDDIAKGIVKWYVEVYDETNDTVAIATILTMVKKRDDQ, encoded by the coding sequence ATGACCGTACAATCACACCTGGAGAATTATGTTACCGGCCAGTGGTTAAAAGGGGATGGCAATGGCCAGCCTTTATACGATGCCACCACGGGTTCTGTTATAACCCACGCTTCTGCACAAGGACTTGATTTTGCACAAATACTGCATTACGGCCGCGAAACAGGCGGCCATGCACTGCGGAAGATGACCTTCCAGGAAAGGGGGCTGATGCTGCGTGCACTGGCGCTGCACCTTCGTAATCACCTGGATAAATTTTACCAGATCAGTTATTTAACCGGCGCCACCCGTGCCGATAGCTGGATTGATATAGAGGGGGGCATAGGCAATTTATTTGCCTATGCTTCCTTACGCCGTAAGTTTCCCAACCAGCCATTTTGCCTGGACGGCGATGGTCATGTGTTGGGTAAGGAAGGTAGTTTTATGGGCCAGCACCTGCTGTTGCCTAAGGAAGGAGTTGCTATTCATATCAATGCCTTTAACTTCCCGGTTTGGGGTATGCTGGAAAAAATAGCGGTGAACCTGCTGGCAGGTGTGCCCGCCGTTGTAAAACCGGCAACCCTTACTTCCTTTTTAACAGAAGCAGTGGTACGTGAAATTGATGCCAGCGGCATTTTACCCAAGGGTGCCCTGCAACTCATCTGTGGCAGTGCGGGCGATATGCTTTCGCATGTAAACTCGCAGGATATAGTAACTTTTACCGGCAGCGCCTCTACCGGCCTGATGCTGAAAAGCAGCCCGGCCATACTTTCTAATAGCGTACCCTTTACTATGGAAGCCGATTCGCTCAACTGTATGATACTGGGCGAAGATGTTACCCCCGATATGCCGGAATGGGATCTGTTTATTAAAGAGGTGCGCAAAGAAATGACTGTGAAAACCGGGCAAAAATGTACCGCAGTACGTCGCATTTTTGTGCCGGAAAATAAAATAGAAGCTGTTCAGCAATCTTTAGCCAAAGCGCTGGCGCAAACCACTATAGGCAACCCGCAGCACGAAAAAGTGCGCATGGGCCCTCTGGCGGGCAAGGCGCAGCAGGAAGAAGTAAAAAGCCAGGTGCAAAAGCTGCTGGCTTCTTCGCAAATTATTTATGGCAGCCTGGACAGCGTAGAACTCATTGACGCCGATGCCGGCAAAGGTTCATTTATCAGTCCACTGTTATTACTCAACAGTAAGCCCCTGCACAGCAAAGAAGTGCATGAGGTAGAAGCTTTTGGCCCGGTAGCCACTTTAATGCCCTACACCGATACGGAGCAGGCTATTGCACTGGCGCGTATGGGCAAGGGCTCGCTGGTAAGCAGTATTGTTACTGCCAGCACGCATGTAGCCCGTGACTATGTGCTGGGCGCCGGCGCCTACCACGGTAGAATACTGGTTTTGAACAGGGACTGTGCTAAAGAAAATACCGGCCACGGTTCGCCCCTGCCCCTGCTGGTGCATGGTGGCCCCGGACGGGCCGGCGGCGGCGAAGAGATGGGCGGCGTGCGCGGCGTGAAACATTATATGCAGCGGGTAGCCGTACAAGGTTCGCCCAGCATGCTCACTGCCATTGGCCAGGTATACCAGCCCGGTGCCCAGCAAACGGAAGACCTGGTACATCCTTTCCGCAAACATTTTGAAGAACTTACAGTAGGAGAAACTTTATTCACCGGAAAAAGAACAATTACAGAAGCGGATATCTCAAATTTTGCTAACTTAAGTTGGGATCACTTTTATGCCCATGTGGATCATACTTCGTTGAATGGCACTTTATTTGAACGCCCTGTAGCACACGGTTATTTTATACTTAGTGCTGCGGCAGGTTTGTTTGTAGATGGCAAAAAAGGCCCCGTACTTTTAAACTATGGAATTGATGAACTGCGCTTTGTAAAACCGGTATATGCCGGAAATACTATTGGCGTAAAACTTACCGTAAAAGAAAAAATATTACAGGAAAAAAAGGGAACAGATGATATTGCCAAAGGCATTGTAAAGTGGTATGTAGAAGTTTACGATGAAACAAATGATACCGTAGCAATTGCTACTATTTTAACAATGGTTAAGAAACGCGATGATCAATAA
- a CDS encoding enoyl-CoA hydratase/isomerase family protein, protein MIIEVKDVQEGYVKSETHNHVTTIEFFHPQGNSLPGKILADLAHEIVYAGNDKTVNVIVIRSAGTGAFCGGASFDELATIKTEAEGKQFFSGFANVINAMRKCPKLIIARIHGKCVGGGVGLAAAADYAIAVEGAEVKLSELTVGIGPFVVGPAIERKTGLSGFTQLAIDASHWRNGDWARRKGLFAELHPTLESMEESIQRLTHTLSHSNPDAIAELKKEFWKGTEHWDQLLMERAAISGKLILSEHSKQALKKIFDARAKAKA, encoded by the coding sequence ATGATTATAGAAGTAAAAGACGTTCAAGAAGGCTATGTTAAAAGCGAAACGCACAACCATGTAACTACTATTGAGTTTTTCCATCCCCAGGGCAACTCATTACCCGGTAAGATACTGGCCGACCTGGCCCATGAAATTGTGTATGCAGGAAATGATAAAACAGTAAATGTAATTGTAATACGTTCTGCCGGCACAGGTGCATTCTGTGGCGGTGCCAGCTTTGACGAACTGGCCACTATTAAAACAGAAGCCGAAGGCAAACAGTTTTTCAGCGGTTTTGCCAACGTTATCAACGCCATGCGTAAATGTCCTAAATTAATTATAGCCCGTATACATGGTAAATGTGTGGGTGGTGGCGTAGGCCTTGCTGCTGCTGCCGACTATGCTATTGCCGTGGAAGGTGCAGAAGTAAAACTAAGCGAGTTAACAGTAGGCATTGGCCCCTTTGTAGTAGGCCCTGCTATTGAAAGAAAAACAGGTTTATCCGGCTTTACCCAACTGGCTATTGATGCATCACACTGGCGCAATGGCGATTGGGCACGTCGCAAAGGTTTATTTGCCGAGCTGCACCCTACACTGGAAAGCATGGAAGAATCTATTCAACGTTTAACACATACCCTTTCGCACAGTAACCCTGACGCGATTGCCGAACTGAAAAAAGAATTCTGGAAAGGCACGGAGCATTGGGACCAGCTGTTAATGGAAAGAGCTGCTATCAGTGGCAAACTGATTTTAAGTGAACACAGCAAACAAGCTTTAAAAAAAATATTCGACGCAAGAGCTAAGGCTAAAGCGTAA
- a CDS encoding carbonic anhydrase yields MTPYERLLLENKAWASEKVHMDENYFKRLANLQTPEFLWIGCSDSRVPANEITNTQPGEIFVHRNVANLVIHTDVNLLSVLEYAVEHLKVKHVIVCGHYGCGGVKAAMTNIDFKQVLNMWLRNIKDVYRIHNDELEAIPDEEKRFDRLVELNVMEQVIHLAKTSIIQRAWKLEQRPQLHGWVYGLKDGLINPVFEMDHTSHLDRLYEYDFGK; encoded by the coding sequence ATGACACCGTACGAAAGATTACTATTAGAAAACAAGGCGTGGGCAAGTGAAAAGGTTCACATGGATGAGAACTATTTTAAACGACTTGCCAATCTTCAGACTCCTGAATTTTTATGGATAGGTTGCAGCGATAGCCGCGTACCTGCCAATGAAATAACCAATACACAACCAGGCGAAATTTTTGTACATCGCAACGTGGCCAACCTGGTAATACATACAGATGTGAACCTGTTAAGCGTACTGGAGTATGCAGTAGAGCATCTGAAAGTAAAACATGTAATTGTTTGCGGTCACTATGGTTGTGGTGGTGTAAAAGCTGCTATGACAAATATTGACTTTAAGCAGGTATTGAATATGTGGTTACGTAATATTAAAGATGTATACCGTATTCATAACGACGAACTGGAAGCTATTCCTGACGAAGAAAAGCGCTTTGACAGACTGGTAGAGCTGAACGTAATGGAGCAGGTAATCCACCTGGCAAAAACCTCTATTATCCAGCGTGCCTGGAAATTGGAGCAGCGTCCGCAGTTGCACGGTTGGGTATATGGCTTGAAAGATGGCCTTATTAACCCGGTGTTTGAAATGGATCACACCAGCCATTTAGACAGGCTGTACGAATACGACTTTGGCAAGTAA
- a CDS encoding SulP family inorganic anion transporter encodes MKKAFQFVGADASAALVVFLVALPLCLGIALGSNAPLFSGIIAGIVGGIVIGIFSGSHLSVSGPAAGLTAIVAAGIGKMPVFEAFLLSVVIAGVFQLLLGFLKAGVLGDYVPTSVIKGMLAAIGIILILKQLPHLVGYDANYEGDETFAQADQHNTFSEITSALNRVTPLAILIGVVAILIQVLWDNVLVKKSSVFQLIPAPLVVVVAGILLSKAGVFIGNGWYLRDTQLVSIPVASDAKQFFSFFTFPDMKYLGLPVVWTTGLTIAIVASLETLLCVEAADKLDPYHRVTPTNRELKAQGIGNLVSGLLGGLPVTSVIVRTSVNINAGARSKMSAIFHGMLLLLCVAFIPTLLKLIPLSALAGVLIYTGFKLAKPALFKDFYGKGFDQFVPFVVTIVAIIFTDLLVGILIGIVTGLFFVMRSNFKTAVYVVNTGQQYLFRLRKDVSFLNKALLREKLEQVPAHSDVLIDMANADFIDKDVIEVINDFLLHAHLKNIKVDVRKNASQANHKLISSHSLGINV; translated from the coding sequence ATGAAAAAGGCTTTTCAATTCGTGGGCGCAGATGCCTCTGCCGCACTCGTTGTGTTTTTAGTGGCCCTTCCACTATGTTTAGGCATAGCATTAGGTTCTAATGCACCTTTATTTTCAGGAATTATTGCGGGTATTGTAGGCGGAATAGTGATAGGTATATTCAGCGGATCTCATTTAAGCGTAAGCGGTCCCGCGGCCGGACTTACCGCTATTGTTGCTGCCGGTATTGGCAAAATGCCTGTTTTTGAAGCCTTCTTATTATCAGTAGTTATTGCAGGTGTTTTTCAATTACTGCTCGGCTTTTTAAAAGCAGGCGTACTGGGCGACTATGTACCTACAAGTGTTATTAAAGGAATGCTGGCTGCTATTGGTATCATCTTAATTTTAAAACAACTGCCCCACCTGGTAGGGTACGATGCCAATTACGAAGGCGATGAAACCTTTGCACAAGCCGATCAACACAATACCTTTTCCGAAATAACCAGTGCGCTTAACCGGGTTACCCCCCTGGCCATACTCATTGGGGTGGTGGCTATCTTAATACAGGTGTTATGGGATAATGTGCTGGTTAAAAAAAGCAGCGTGTTTCAATTAATTCCTGCACCGTTAGTGGTAGTGGTGGCAGGTATCTTATTATCAAAGGCCGGTGTTTTTATTGGCAATGGCTGGTATTTAAGAGATACACAGCTGGTATCTATTCCCGTTGCATCTGACGCCAAACAGTTCTTTTCCTTTTTCACGTTTCCGGATATGAAGTACCTGGGCCTGCCGGTAGTATGGACTACCGGTTTAACCATTGCTATTGTAGCCAGCCTGGAAACTTTATTATGTGTAGAAGCTGCTGACAAGCTCGATCCCTACCACCGCGTAACGCCTACCAATCGCGAGTTAAAAGCGCAAGGCATAGGTAACCTCGTTTCCGGCTTATTGGGAGGGTTGCCTGTTACCTCCGTTATTGTACGAACTTCAGTGAACATCAATGCGGGCGCACGCAGTAAAATGTCGGCCATTTTTCATGGAATGCTATTGCTGCTTTGTGTTGCATTTATTCCTACCTTGTTAAAACTTATACCGTTATCGGCGTTGGCAGGTGTGTTAATATACACCGGTTTTAAACTGGCTAAACCCGCTTTGTTTAAAGATTTTTACGGAAAAGGTTTTGACCAGTTTGTACCATTTGTCGTAACTATTGTAGCCATTATCTTTACAGACCTTTTAGTAGGCATTCTGATAGGTATTGTTACAGGGCTGTTCTTTGTAATGCGCAGCAATTTTAAAACAGCTGTATATGTAGTAAATACCGGTCAGCAATATTTATTCAGGTTAAGAAAAGACGTTTCGTTTTTAAACAAAGCGTTATTACGTGAGAAGCTGGAGCAGGTACCTGCCCATTCAGATGTGTTGATAGATATGGCTAATGCTGATTTTATAGATAAAGATGTGATAGAGGTGATTAACGATTTTTTATTGCACGCACACCTGAAAAACATAAAGGTGGATGTGCGCAAAAATGCCAGTCAGGCCAATCATAAATTAATAAGCAGTCACTCATTAGGTATTAACGTATAA
- the fabG gene encoding 3-oxoacyl-[acyl-carrier-protein] reductase, which translates to MVKDKVAIVTGAARGIGEAIAVKLAENGANVAFTYVSDSSAEKAAALEQKLIALGVKAKAYKSNAGDFAACEAFVSDVVKEFGTVDICVNNAGISKDNLLLRMTAEQWDDVMDINLKSVFNMTKQVIRPMMKAKSGSIINMSSIIGIRGNAGQSSYAASKAGIIGFTKSVAHELGSRNIRCNAIAPGFVETDMTHYLQEGAGADEFLKKIPLGRFGKGEEIANTTLFLASDMSSYITGQVISACGGLNI; encoded by the coding sequence ATGGTAAAAGACAAAGTAGCCATTGTAACCGGCGCAGCCCGGGGTATTGGAGAAGCTATTGCCGTTAAACTGGCTGAAAATGGGGCGAATGTTGCCTTTACATACGTTAGCGACAGCAGTGCAGAAAAAGCAGCTGCTTTAGAACAAAAATTAATTGCATTAGGTGTTAAAGCCAAAGCATATAAAAGCAATGCAGGTGATTTTGCTGCTTGTGAAGCGTTTGTAAGTGATGTGGTAAAAGAGTTTGGTACTGTTGACATTTGTGTAAACAATGCCGGCATTAGCAAAGACAACCTGTTATTGCGCATGACCGCTGAGCAATGGGATGATGTAATGGATATTAACCTGAAAAGCGTGTTTAACATGACCAAGCAGGTTATTCGCCCGATGATGAAAGCCAAAAGCGGCAGTATCATTAACATGAGTTCTATCATTGGTATTCGTGGTAATGCCGGCCAAAGCAGCTATGCAGCTTCTAAAGCAGGTATCATCGGCTTTACCAAGTCGGTAGCACACGAACTGGGTAGCCGCAACATCCGTTGTAACGCTATTGCCCCGGGTTTTGTAGAAACAGACATGACACACTACCTGCAGGAAGGTGCCGGTGCAGATGAGTTTTTGAAGAAAATTCCTTTAGGCCGTTTTGGTAAAGGCGAAGAAATAGCCAACACTACTCTGTTCCTGGCTTCTGACATGAGTTCTTATATTACCGGCCAGGTTATCAGTGCCTGCGGTGGTCTGAATATCTAA
- a CDS encoding GH3 auxin-responsive promoter family protein, translated as MKLLSPAISRLARLRYWRIEQWMQNPVEVQREVLQDLVTHGQYTEFGRQYGFDEIFNVRTFKNTVPIHEYDDLKPYIERIMNGEQNVLWNTPVNWFAKSSGTTSDKSKFIPITEESLEDGHYQSARDVLTLYYNSNPESDLLTGKGLVIGGSHQISRVNENEEAHYGDLSAVLLQNAPFYGQWMKTPELSIALMDEWETKIEKLAESTIQENVTSISGVPTWTLVLIKRILEITGKATLKEVWPNLELYIHGGVSFTPYRCQFEKLIGGTMNYLDMYNASEGFFAAQDDPQVDGMLLFIQHGIFYEFMPVEEYGKDSPHTIGLDKVEIGKNYALVISTNGGLWRYLLGDTVQFTTTYPFRIKVSGRLKHYINAFGEEVMVDNADKAIAAACAATGAVVNDYTAAPVYFSDNGNGAHEWLIEFEKEPQSLDSFTQELDSALQQVNSDYEAKRHKSIALRLPIIHALEKGVFGEWLKTKGKLGGQHKVPRLCNERKFLEEILAIRLGVN; from the coding sequence ATGAAATTACTTAGCCCCGCAATATCCCGATTGGCTCGCCTTCGCTACTGGCGTATTGAACAGTGGATGCAAAATCCTGTGGAAGTACAAAGGGAAGTGTTGCAGGACCTGGTAACCCATGGTCAGTACACCGAATTTGGCCGTCAGTATGGTTTTGATGAAATATTTAACGTCCGCACTTTTAAAAACACCGTTCCCATACACGAATACGACGATCTGAAGCCTTACATAGAAAGAATTATGAATGGCGAGCAGAATGTGTTGTGGAACACCCCGGTGAACTGGTTTGCCAAAAGCAGTGGCACCACCAGCGATAAAAGCAAGTTCATTCCTATTACAGAAGAAAGCCTGGAAGATGGGCACTACCAAAGTGCCCGCGACGTGCTTACCTTATATTATAATTCCAACCCCGAAAGTGATTTGCTTACCGGTAAAGGGTTGGTCATTGGCGGCAGCCACCAGATAAGCCGTGTAAATGAAAATGAAGAAGCCCATTATGGCGATTTAAGCGCAGTGTTACTGCAAAATGCCCCTTTTTACGGCCAGTGGATGAAAACGCCGGAGCTTTCCATTGCGCTGATGGACGAATGGGAAACCAAAATTGAGAAACTGGCAGAAAGCACTATCCAGGAAAATGTAACCTCTATTTCCGGTGTACCCACCTGGACACTGGTGCTTATTAAACGCATATTGGAAATTACCGGCAAGGCCACTTTAAAAGAAGTATGGCCTAACCTGGAACTGTATATACATGGTGGTGTTTCTTTCACCCCTTACCGCTGTCAGTTTGAAAAATTAATTGGCGGCACCATGAATTACCTGGACATGTACAATGCCAGCGAAGGCTTTTTTGCTGCGCAGGACGATCCGCAGGTAGATGGTATGTTGTTGTTTATACAGCACGGCATTTTTTACGAGTTCATGCCGGTGGAAGAATATGGCAAAGATTCGCCACACACCATAGGGCTTGATAAAGTAGAAATTGGTAAAAATTATGCCCTGGTTATTTCCACCAATGGTGGTTTGTGGCGTTACCTGCTGGGCGATACTGTTCAGTTCACTACTACCTATCCCTTCCGCATTAAAGTAAGCGGTAGGTTAAAACACTATATCAATGCCTTTGGCGAAGAAGTAATGGTAGATAACGCAGACAAAGCAATTGCCGCCGCCTGCGCTGCCACGGGAGCTGTGGTGAACGACTACACTGCTGCACCGGTTTATTTCAGCGATAACGGCAACGGCGCACACGAATGGCTTATTGAGTTTGAAAAAGAGCCACAAAGCCTGGATTCTTTTACCCAGGAACTGGATAGCGCCCTGCAACAGGTGAACAGCGATTACGAAGCAAAACGTCATAAAAGCATTGCCCTGCGTTTACCCATTATTCATGCCCTTGAAAAAGGAGTTTTCGGCGAATGGCTGAAAACAAAGGGCAAACTGGGCGGACAGCACAAAGTTCCCCGCTTGTGCAACGAACGAAAATTTCTGGAAGAAATACTTGCTATCAGGCTTGGCGTGAATTAA
- the lptB gene encoding LPS export ABC transporter ATP-binding protein, with protein MSLTIQTRNLVKTYRSRTVVDHVSVNVKQGEIVGLLGPNGAGKTTTFYMVVGLIKPDEGSVFVNDTDITKQPMYKRAQMGLGYLPQEASVFRKLSVEDNVMAVLEMTKLTKKERQMKMESLLDEFNLHHVRKNNGDSLSGGERRRTEIARALAVDPKFILLDEPFAGVDPIAVEDIQTVVARLKYKNIGILITDHNVNETLSICDRAYLLIDGKIFKHGTAEELAENEQVRSLYLGTNFELRRKDWIIDMERENATRNREL; from the coding sequence GTGAGTTTAACCATCCAAACCAGAAACCTGGTAAAGACATATCGCAGCCGTACAGTAGTAGATCATGTTTCCGTTAATGTGAAACAGGGGGAAATTGTAGGGTTGTTAGGACCAAACGGAGCCGGTAAAACCACCACTTTCTATATGGTGGTAGGTTTAATTAAGCCTGATGAAGGATCGGTTTTCGTAAATGATACCGACATTACCAAGCAGCCTATGTACAAACGCGCCCAGATGGGATTGGGTTATCTGCCGCAGGAAGCTTCTGTTTTCAGAAAGCTGAGTGTGGAAGACAACGTAATGGCGGTGCTGGAAATGACTAAACTGACCAAAAAGGAACGTCAGATGAAAATGGAGTCCTTGCTGGATGAGTTTAACCTGCATCACGTGCGCAAAAACAATGGCGACAGTTTAAGTGGTGGCGAACGCCGCCGTACCGAAATTGCCCGTGCGCTGGCGGTAGACCCTAAGTTTATTTTGCTTGATGAACCTTTTGCGGGTGTAGATCCTATTGCGGTAGAAGATATTCAAACAGTGGTAGCCCGTCTTAAATACAAAAACATTGGTATTTTGATTACGGATCACAACGTAAACGAAACCTTATCTATTTGTGACCGTGCTTATCTGCTGATTGACGGTAAAATATTTAAACACGGCACAGCGGAAGAGCTGGCTGAAAATGAACAGGTTAGAAGTTTATATCTCGGAACGAATTTTGAACTGAGAAGGAAGGACTGGATTATTGATATGGAACGTGAAAATGCTACGCGTAACAGGGAACTATAA
- the metF gene encoding methylenetetrahydrofolate reductase [NAD(P)H] has product MKITQHIAQAKDTLVSFEVLPPLKGKSINSIYDHLDPLMEFKPSWINVTYHRSESMFKKKADGTFEKVEVRKRPGTVGICAAIMNHYQVDAVPHIICGGFNMRETEDALIDLNFLGIDNVLALRGDAPKNEASFDAEPGGHNYAIDLLKQINNLNSGIYLDEDIQNGGKTDFCIGVAGYPEKHFEAPNPEIDLRYLKAKVDAGAGYIMTQMFFDNQKFFAFVEACRKAGINVPIIPGLKPLTSKKQLSVLPRIFHVDLPTELSNEIMKCKNDSECEQVGTEWLIQQSKELKEYGVPVLHYYTLGKPKVVRDVVKQVF; this is encoded by the coding sequence ATGAAGATTACCCAGCATATCGCCCAGGCGAAGGATACACTTGTGTCTTTTGAGGTGTTACCCCCATTAAAAGGTAAAAGCATCAATTCGATCTACGATCACCTTGACCCTTTGATGGAGTTTAAGCCGTCCTGGATAAATGTTACCTACCACCGTAGTGAAAGCATGTTTAAGAAGAAGGCTGACGGAACCTTTGAAAAGGTAGAAGTACGTAAGCGCCCCGGAACGGTAGGTATATGTGCTGCTATTATGAACCACTACCAGGTAGATGCAGTGCCCCATATTATTTGTGGTGGCTTTAACATGCGCGAAACAGAAGATGCCTTAATAGACCTTAATTTTCTGGGAATAGATAATGTGCTGGCCCTACGCGGCGATGCTCCTAAAAACGAAGCATCCTTTGATGCAGAACCAGGCGGCCATAATTATGCTATTGACCTGTTAAAACAGATCAACAATCTTAACAGCGGTATTTACCTGGACGAGGATATTCAAAATGGCGGTAAAACCGATTTCTGTATTGGTGTAGCCGGTTATCCTGAAAAACATTTTGAAGCTCCCAACCCGGAAATAGACCTGCGCTACCTGAAAGCAAAAGTGGATGCCGGTGCCGGATATATCATGACACAGATGTTTTTTGACAACCAGAAGTTTTTCGCATTTGTGGAAGCATGTCGGAAAGCAGGTATTAATGTGCCTATTATACCAGGGCTAAAGCCATTGACCAGCAAAAAGCAATTATCAGTACTGCCCCGCATTTTTCATGTGGACCTTCCTACAGAGCTGTCTAATGAGATTATGAAGTGCAAAAACGACAGCGAGTGTGAACAGGTGGGTACTGAATGGCTGATACAGCAAAGCAAAGAATTAAAAGAATATGGCGTTCCTGTATTACACTACTACACTTTAGGTAAGCCTAAAGTTGTACGTGACGTGGTGAAGCAGGTGTTTTAA